The Canis lupus baileyi chromosome 11, mCanLup2.hap1, whole genome shotgun sequence genome includes a window with the following:
- the FRS2 gene encoding fibroblast growth factor receptor substrate 2 isoform X1, with the protein MGSCCSCPDKDTVPDNHRNKFKVINVDDDGNELGSGIMELTDTELILYTRKRDSVKWHYLCLRRYGYDSNLFSFESGRRCQTGQGIFAFKCARAEELFNMLQEIMQNNSINVVEEPVVERNNHQTELEVPRTPRTPTTPGFAAQNLPNGYPRYPSFGDASSHPSSRHPSVGSARLPSVGEESTHPLLVAEEQVHTYVNTTGVQEERKNRTSVHVPLEARISNAESNTPKEEPSSIEDRDPQILLEPEGVKFVLGPTPVQKQLMEKEKLEQLGRDQVSGSGANSTEWDTGYDSDERRDAPSVNKLVYENINGLSIPSASGVRRGRLTSSSTSDTQNINNSAQRRTALLNYENLPSLPPVWEARKLSRDEDDNLGPKTPSLNGYHNNLDPMHNYVNTENVTVPASAHKIEYSRRRDCTPTVFNFDIRRPSLEHRQLNYIQVDLEGGSDSDNPQTPKTPTTPLPQTPTRRTELYAVIDIERTAAMSNLQKALPRDDGTSRKTRHNSTDLPM; encoded by the exons TAATGTGGATGATGATGGGAATGAGTTAGGTTCTGGCATAATGGAACTTACAGACACAGAACTGATTTTATACACTCGCAAACGTGACTCGGTAAAATGGCACTACCTCTGCCTGCGACGCTATGGCTATGAttcaaatctcttttcttttgaaagtgGCCGGAGATGTCAAACTGGACAAG GAATCTTTGCCTTTAAGTGTGCCCGTGCAGAAGAATTATTTAACATGTTGCAAGAGATTATGCAAAATAATAGTATAAATGTGGTGGAAGAGCCAGTTGTAGAAAGGAATAATCATCAGACAGAATTGGAAGTCCCCAGAACACCTCGAACACCTACAA CTCCAGGGTTTGCTGCTCAGAATTTACCTAATGGATATCCCCGATATCCCTCATTTGGAGATGCTTCATCCCATCCCTCAAGCAGACATCCTTCTGTGGGAAGTGCACGCCTGCCTTCAGTAGGTGAAGAATCTACACATCCTTTGCTTGTAGCGGAGGAGCAA gtACATACCTATGTCAACACTACAGGAGTGCAAGAAGAGCGGAAAAACCGCACAAGTGTGCATGTCCCATTGGAGGCGAGGATTTCTAATGCTGAAAGCAACACACCAAAAGAAGAACCAAGTAGTATTGAGGACAGGGACCCTCAGATTCTTCTTGAACCCGAAGGAGTCAAATTTGTCTTAGGACCAACCCCTGTTCAAAAGCAGTtgatggaaaaagagaaactggAGCAACTTGGAAGAGACCAAGTCAGTGGAAGCGGTGCCAATAGCACAGAATGGGACACTGGATATGACAGTGATGAGCGAAGAGATGCACCCTCTGTTAACAAACTGgtgtatgaaaatataaatgggTTATCTATCCCTAGTGCCTCAGGGGTCAGGAGAGGTCGTCTGACATCCAGCAGTACCTCAGATACCCAGAATATCAACAACTCAGCTCAGAGAAGAACTGCATTATTAAACTATGAAAATTTACCATCTTTGCCTCCTGTCTGGGAAGCCCGCAAGCTTAGTAGGGATGAAGATGACAATTTAGGACCAAAGACCCCATCTCTAAATGGCTACCATAATAATCTAGATCCAATGCATAACTATGTAAATACAGAGAATGTAACAGTGCCGGCAAGTGCTCACAAAATAGAATATTCGAGGCGTCGGGACTGTACACCGACAGTCTTTAACTTTGATATCAGACGCCCAAGTTTAGAACACAGGCAGCTCAATTACATACAGGTTGACTTGGAAGGTGGCAGTGACTCTGACAACCCTCAGACTCCAAAAACACCTACCACTCCCCTTCCACAGACCCCTACCAGGCGCACAGAGCTGTACGCTGTGATAGACATCGAGAGAACTGCTGCTATGTCAAATCTGCAGAAAGCACTGCCGCGAGACGACGGTACGTCTAGGAAGACCAGACATAATAGTACTGACCTGCCCATGTGA
- the FRS2 gene encoding fibroblast growth factor receptor substrate 2 isoform X2, with translation MELTDTELILYTRKRDSVKWHYLCLRRYGYDSNLFSFESGRRCQTGQGIFAFKCARAEELFNMLQEIMQNNSINVVEEPVVERNNHQTELEVPRTPRTPTTPGFAAQNLPNGYPRYPSFGDASSHPSSRHPSVGSARLPSVGEESTHPLLVAEEQVHTYVNTTGVQEERKNRTSVHVPLEARISNAESNTPKEEPSSIEDRDPQILLEPEGVKFVLGPTPVQKQLMEKEKLEQLGRDQVSGSGANSTEWDTGYDSDERRDAPSVNKLVYENINGLSIPSASGVRRGRLTSSSTSDTQNINNSAQRRTALLNYENLPSLPPVWEARKLSRDEDDNLGPKTPSLNGYHNNLDPMHNYVNTENVTVPASAHKIEYSRRRDCTPTVFNFDIRRPSLEHRQLNYIQVDLEGGSDSDNPQTPKTPTTPLPQTPTRRTELYAVIDIERTAAMSNLQKALPRDDGTSRKTRHNSTDLPM, from the exons ATGGAACTTACAGACACAGAACTGATTTTATACACTCGCAAACGTGACTCGGTAAAATGGCACTACCTCTGCCTGCGACGCTATGGCTATGAttcaaatctcttttcttttgaaagtgGCCGGAGATGTCAAACTGGACAAG GAATCTTTGCCTTTAAGTGTGCCCGTGCAGAAGAATTATTTAACATGTTGCAAGAGATTATGCAAAATAATAGTATAAATGTGGTGGAAGAGCCAGTTGTAGAAAGGAATAATCATCAGACAGAATTGGAAGTCCCCAGAACACCTCGAACACCTACAA CTCCAGGGTTTGCTGCTCAGAATTTACCTAATGGATATCCCCGATATCCCTCATTTGGAGATGCTTCATCCCATCCCTCAAGCAGACATCCTTCTGTGGGAAGTGCACGCCTGCCTTCAGTAGGTGAAGAATCTACACATCCTTTGCTTGTAGCGGAGGAGCAA gtACATACCTATGTCAACACTACAGGAGTGCAAGAAGAGCGGAAAAACCGCACAAGTGTGCATGTCCCATTGGAGGCGAGGATTTCTAATGCTGAAAGCAACACACCAAAAGAAGAACCAAGTAGTATTGAGGACAGGGACCCTCAGATTCTTCTTGAACCCGAAGGAGTCAAATTTGTCTTAGGACCAACCCCTGTTCAAAAGCAGTtgatggaaaaagagaaactggAGCAACTTGGAAGAGACCAAGTCAGTGGAAGCGGTGCCAATAGCACAGAATGGGACACTGGATATGACAGTGATGAGCGAAGAGATGCACCCTCTGTTAACAAACTGgtgtatgaaaatataaatgggTTATCTATCCCTAGTGCCTCAGGGGTCAGGAGAGGTCGTCTGACATCCAGCAGTACCTCAGATACCCAGAATATCAACAACTCAGCTCAGAGAAGAACTGCATTATTAAACTATGAAAATTTACCATCTTTGCCTCCTGTCTGGGAAGCCCGCAAGCTTAGTAGGGATGAAGATGACAATTTAGGACCAAAGACCCCATCTCTAAATGGCTACCATAATAATCTAGATCCAATGCATAACTATGTAAATACAGAGAATGTAACAGTGCCGGCAAGTGCTCACAAAATAGAATATTCGAGGCGTCGGGACTGTACACCGACAGTCTTTAACTTTGATATCAGACGCCCAAGTTTAGAACACAGGCAGCTCAATTACATACAGGTTGACTTGGAAGGTGGCAGTGACTCTGACAACCCTCAGACTCCAAAAACACCTACCACTCCCCTTCCACAGACCCCTACCAGGCGCACAGAGCTGTACGCTGTGATAGACATCGAGAGAACTGCTGCTATGTCAAATCTGCAGAAAGCACTGCCGCGAGACGACGGTACGTCTAGGAAGACCAGACATAATAGTACTGACCTGCCCATGTGA